A single Atopobiaceae bacterium DNA region contains:
- a CDS encoding phosphatase PAP2 family protein yields MDIDYLLMLQGVREATGGVFDAAIQTYSDVGLVVFGILVPLLVFWCIDTGGGWLSLLSYTTGSTINQLLKNVCCVYRPWIRSSELHPVQSALAKATGYSFPSGHVSGTSSAIAALAVWWRKKKAVVAACVVVIALMMFSRNWLGVHTPQDVLVGLLVGITAVLVVRKVLAWVDDGAGRDLTVLLVGYAICAAILVFLNVKSYPMDYVNGELLVDPAKMVNDCYSNAGLFMGVLGSWFVDRRLVRYSCEGSVAERVVRGLVGSIIVMGIYLGALDPIVTLMGAWVGRFVGHLLLCVVGLIILPLLFTKTHEAWERHAA; encoded by the coding sequence ATGGACATCGACTATCTGCTCATGCTGCAAGGGGTTCGTGAGGCAACCGGCGGTGTCTTTGACGCGGCCATCCAGACCTATTCCGACGTGGGACTCGTGGTCTTCGGCATCCTGGTCCCGCTCCTCGTGTTCTGGTGCATCGACACCGGCGGAGGCTGGCTGTCGCTCCTGAGCTACACCACGGGCAGCACCATCAACCAGCTCCTCAAGAACGTCTGCTGCGTGTATCGCCCCTGGATCAGGAGCTCCGAGCTCCACCCCGTCCAGTCCGCGCTCGCCAAGGCCACCGGATACTCGTTTCCCAGCGGGCACGTCAGCGGCACGAGCTCGGCCATAGCGGCGCTCGCCGTATGGTGGCGCAAGAAGAAGGCCGTGGTGGCAGCCTGCGTGGTCGTCATCGCCCTCATGATGTTCTCGCGCAACTGGCTGGGGGTCCACACGCCCCAGGACGTCCTCGTGGGGCTGCTGGTAGGCATCACGGCCGTCCTCGTCGTGCGCAAGGTGCTCGCGTGGGTCGACGACGGGGCAGGCCGCGACCTCACGGTCCTTCTCGTGGGATATGCGATCTGCGCGGCGATCCTGGTGTTCCTCAACGTCAAGTCGTACCCGATGGACTACGTCAACGGCGAGCTCCTGGTCGACCCCGCCAAGATGGTCAACGACTGCTACAGCAACGCCGGGCTGTTCATGGGGGTACTCGGCTCATGGTTCGTCGACCGTCGGCTCGTCCGCTACTCGTGCGAGGGCAGCGTGGCCGAACGGGTGGTCCGCGGCTTGGTGGGCAGCATCATCGTCATGGGAATCTACCTGGGTGCCCTGGACCCCATCGTCACGCTCATGGGCGCATGGGTCGGACGCTTCGTAGGTCACCTGCTCCTGTGCGTGGTCGGGCTCATCATCCTCCCGCTCCTGTTCACGAAGACGCACGAGGCGTGGGAGCGACACGCGGCGTAG
- a CDS encoding ECF transporter S component codes for MVSTTSTDEKNTESRETTAVAAQASTPPTAISRTLARLEAPALVAVPVVLVACAAADVEASAALSLGVVVVALGLMAASYESSRPTIRQIMPTVVLAAVACAGRLLFAAVPDVKPLTAICIVAGAVLGRRNGFMVGALAALASNAFFGQGSWTPWQMYAWGLIGYLAGMLQDRGLLSRRGVIYAFGFCSCLLYGLILNGYSVVGWVRPLTLEGTLATFATALPWDLLHGISTVGFLALIWAPWHRRIEHVVTKYDLHGTQAR; via the coding sequence ATGGTTAGTACCACTTCCACGGACGAGAAGAACACAGAGAGCCGCGAGACCACGGCGGTGGCAGCTCAGGCGTCCACACCCCCGACGGCCATCTCGCGCACCCTCGCGCGCCTCGAGGCACCCGCCCTCGTGGCGGTGCCCGTGGTCCTCGTGGCCTGCGCAGCAGCGGATGTCGAGGCCTCGGCAGCCCTGAGCCTCGGGGTGGTCGTGGTGGCACTCGGCCTCATGGCCGCCAGCTACGAGAGCTCGCGACCGACCATCCGACAGATCATGCCCACCGTGGTGCTCGCCGCCGTGGCCTGTGCGGGACGGCTCCTGTTCGCCGCCGTGCCCGACGTGAAGCCGCTCACGGCGATCTGCATCGTGGCCGGTGCCGTGCTGGGACGACGTAACGGCTTCATGGTGGGGGCTCTCGCGGCGCTGGCCTCGAACGCCTTCTTCGGACAGGGGTCCTGGACGCCTTGGCAGATGTACGCCTGGGGCCTCATCGGCTACCTCGCCGGCATGCTGCAGGACCGCGGCCTCCTCTCACGACGCGGCGTCATCTATGCCTTCGGGTTCTGCTCGTGCCTGCTCTATGGGCTCATCCTGAACGGATACTCCGTGGTGGGATGGGTGAGGCCCCTCACGCTCGAGGGAACGCTCGCGACCTTTGCCACGGCACTGCCCTGGGACCTGCTGCACGGCATCTCGACCGTGGGGTTCCTCGCGCTCATCTGGGCGCCCTGGCACCGCAGGATCGAGCATGTCGTGACCAAGTACGACCTCCATGGCACGCAGGCACGATAG
- a CDS encoding ATP-binding cassette domain-containing protein: MESIAPTEASAATAPALAFHDVSFSYAAQDGEVARPILSHLSLDVEEGSLTLLTGPTGCGKTTLLSLAKPEVAPAGTCTGGVCVMGHDVRRLSPVESARLVGYVFQDPDAQVVCDTVWHEMAFGLENLGVPEPEMHRRVAETCTFLGMEPWFRQSVATLSGGQRQVLALAATLAMQPRLLLLDEPTSMLDPVAERDFLHALFRVNHELGTTVVVATHRPAPMVGYATAALRMEDGQVSPVTSLDGLSTEPDLLSGTRWEGAPAATSDERDAAAAGMDGVWMRYQRDEGWVLRDCSLAVASGSVHAIIGGNGSGKTSLLLTLAGVTRVSRGRVTNPLAVSQALLPQDPKVLLVGETVADVVDPMHGHDGHGPDEGRQMLERMGLSGLEDRSPFDLSAGQQQLLALARLLLHRPRLLLLDEPTKGLDDAAASLVAQVICERRDAGCTIVLATHDLRLARQVSDTTSLLFDGGITATLATDDYFRRTILNG; the protein is encoded by the coding sequence TTGGAGTCGATAGCCCCCACCGAGGCCTCAGCTGCCACCGCACCGGCCCTCGCCTTCCACGACGTCTCGTTCTCCTATGCCGCCCAGGACGGTGAGGTCGCGCGCCCCATCCTCTCGCACCTCTCGCTGGACGTCGAGGAGGGATCCCTCACCCTCCTCACGGGCCCGACCGGATGCGGCAAGACGACGCTCCTCTCGCTGGCGAAGCCTGAGGTGGCGCCTGCGGGCACCTGCACGGGTGGCGTCTGCGTCATGGGGCATGACGTGCGCCGGCTCTCCCCCGTCGAGTCCGCCCGGCTCGTGGGCTATGTGTTCCAGGACCCCGACGCCCAGGTGGTCTGCGACACCGTCTGGCACGAGATGGCGTTCGGCCTCGAGAACCTGGGTGTGCCCGAGCCCGAGATGCATCGCCGCGTGGCCGAGACCTGCACCTTCCTGGGTATGGAGCCCTGGTTCAGGCAGAGCGTGGCGACGTTGTCGGGAGGTCAGCGGCAGGTCCTCGCACTCGCCGCGACCCTTGCGATGCAGCCCCGCCTGCTCCTTCTCGACGAGCCGACCTCCATGCTCGACCCCGTGGCCGAGCGAGACTTCCTGCACGCGCTCTTCCGTGTAAACCATGAGCTCGGGACCACCGTGGTCGTGGCCACGCACCGCCCTGCCCCCATGGTGGGCTACGCCACCGCGGCGCTTCGCATGGAAGATGGGCAGGTCTCGCCCGTCACCTCGCTCGACGGTCTCTCGACGGAGCCGGACCTCCTTTCCGGGACCCGCTGGGAGGGAGCCCCGGCCGCCACGTCGGACGAGAGGGACGCGGCTGCCGCGGGCATGGACGGCGTCTGGATGCGCTACCAGCGCGACGAAGGCTGGGTCCTCCGCGACTGCTCGCTCGCGGTCGCCTCAGGCAGCGTGCATGCCATCATAGGCGGCAACGGTAGTGGGAAGACCTCGCTGCTGCTGACGCTCGCGGGCGTGACACGTGTGTCTCGCGGACGTGTGACGAACCCGCTCGCCGTGTCGCAGGCGCTGCTCCCGCAGGACCCCAAGGTGCTCCTCGTCGGCGAGACGGTCGCAGACGTGGTCGACCCCATGCACGGGCACGACGGCCACGGACCGGACGAGGGGCGGCAGATGCTCGAGCGCATGGGACTGAGCGGCCTCGAGGACCGCAGTCCCTTCGACCTCTCGGCCGGCCAGCAGCAGCTGCTCGCCCTGGCACGCCTGCTCCTGCACCGCCCACGGCTGCTCCTGCTCGACGAGCCCACCAAGGGTCTCGACGACGCGGCGGCCTCGCTCGTCGCGCAGGTCATCTGCGAGCGGCGCGACGCCGGCTGCACCATCGTGCTCGCGACCCACGACCTCAGGCTGGCCCGACAGGTGTCCGACACCACGTCGCTGCTCTTCGACGGCGGCATAACGGCGACGCTGGCCACGGACGACTACTTCAGGAGGACCATCCTCAATGGTTAG
- a CDS encoding energy-coupling factor transporter transmembrane protein EcfT codes for MIASARHAPFETAHAVVPLVYLVGELACSMLALEPVCAAISLAGAIAASLALRGSKATARSLRQLLPWLLLVCLLNPAFSTRGSTVLAWVWNHPIYLESLAYGACMGTMLAAVFLWVGVGGRMLAPDRLMTLSGRTLPTITVMASMTARLIPQLLRRGRLMRSCELACSGTVPTSMRARVAAGARRTTTLMAWSLEDSVVCADVMRARGWESGALRTSWQPTRFGRRDLAAVACLAALVTLALLTTCTRMMGFSFYPMMGTLGPWWSYLPATLLAGLPTALDLGGRIRWSR; via the coding sequence ATGATCGCATCCGCCCGACATGCCCCCTTCGAGACGGCCCATGCGGTCGTGCCGCTCGTCTACCTTGTGGGCGAGCTCGCCTGCTCGATGCTCGCGCTCGAGCCGGTCTGTGCAGCCATCTCGCTGGCGGGAGCGATTGCCGCCTCGCTCGCCTTGCGCGGCAGCAAGGCCACGGCGCGCTCGCTCCGCCAGCTGCTGCCGTGGCTGCTGCTCGTCTGCCTCCTGAACCCGGCCTTCTCGACCCGTGGCTCGACCGTGCTCGCCTGGGTCTGGAATCATCCCATCTACCTCGAGAGCCTCGCCTACGGAGCCTGCATGGGGACGATGCTCGCGGCCGTGTTCCTCTGGGTGGGCGTCGGTGGGCGCATGCTCGCGCCCGACCGGCTCATGACCCTCTCGGGCCGCACGCTCCCCACCATCACCGTCATGGCCTCCATGACGGCTCGCCTCATACCGCAACTCCTGCGTCGCGGACGTCTGATGCGCTCGTGCGAGCTGGCCTGCTCAGGTACGGTCCCGACCAGCATGCGCGCTCGTGTGGCCGCCGGGGCACGGCGCACGACCACCCTCATGGCCTGGTCGCTCGAGGACTCCGTCGTGTGCGCCGACGTCATGCGCGCCCGCGGCTGGGAGTCGGGAGCGCTGCGCACGAGCTGGCAGCCGACCCGCTTCGGACGACGGGACCTTGCGGCCGTGGCGTGCCTCGCGGCCCTGGTCACGCTCGCGCTGCTGACCACCTGCACCCGCATGATGGGCTTCTCGTTCTATCCCATGATGGGCACCCTAGGCCCGTGGTGGTCCTACCTGCCGGCCACCCTGCTCGCGGGCCTGCCCACCGCCCTTGACCTCGGGGGGCGCATCCGTTGGAGTCGATAG
- a CDS encoding homocysteine S-methyltransferase family protein gives MDKTSSISIHAPEGHLRPRHVRTRDEHLARVLAGEDFLLFDGAMGTQLQAAGLEAGALPELLNLTHPEVVTKVHAAYVAAGSEVVSANTFGANAAKLAGAATVTEIFSAAVACARAAHPRYVAADIGPTGSLLRPLGTMSFDEAYDLFAEQALAADAAGADLFAIETMADLAETKAAVLACKENSDLPILCTMTFGEDGRTFLGTTPEIAAVTLSALGVDALGINCSLGPDDVAPLVRRMLPWATCPVMVQANAGLPHVVDGATTYSVGISDYCAAVAGMLDAGVTIIGGCCGTTPAYIAGEKDLLAGRTPAPRARADAFTATSAQGMLALEPGQVGVIGERINPTGKRRLKEALRSGDHDYIMGEAIAQTTAGAQALDVNAGLPELDEPACLVQLVEQVQGVTALPLQVDSADPLAVEAAVRSYPGKPIINSCNGRAESLATIVPIARHYGCCLVGLTLDETGIPATAEGRLDVARRIVSATDEAGIPRSDVAIDCLTMAVSTDQQAGCETLRSIELVKHEVAGVRCVLGVSNVSFGLPFRELLNATFLTAAFQAGLDLAIMNPTNERLMDAIASWRVLNGEDVGAGHFIEAYAGRTATRTSARTTTASGTGDGGPAADLPPEDLARRLVLEGRREPMAGVVGRLLETMDAMQVIDDVLIPALDEVGERFEKGTFFLPQLMASAEAAKAGFSTIRDHAGAEAAPSKGAIALCTVKGDIHDIGKNIVRMLLENYGYQVYDLGRDVEPQTFVDCVVAHDIRLAGLSALMTTTVPAMADTIALLREQAPACKVMVGGAVLNPEYAKMVGADFYAKDAAESARIAGEVLGQA, from the coding sequence GTGGATAAGACCAGCTCGATCTCCATTCATGCCCCTGAGGGCCACCTTCGCCCCCGCCACGTCCGCACCCGGGACGAGCACCTGGCCCGCGTCCTGGCAGGAGAGGACTTCCTCCTCTTCGACGGCGCCATGGGAACGCAGCTCCAAGCTGCCGGCCTCGAGGCGGGGGCCCTGCCTGAGCTCCTGAACCTCACGCACCCCGAGGTGGTCACCAAGGTCCATGCCGCCTATGTCGCTGCCGGATCAGAGGTCGTGAGTGCCAACACCTTCGGCGCCAACGCGGCCAAGCTCGCCGGCGCCGCGACCGTGACAGAGATTTTCTCGGCGGCCGTCGCCTGCGCGCGCGCCGCGCACCCACGCTACGTGGCTGCCGACATCGGGCCCACGGGCTCGCTCCTGCGACCGTTGGGAACGATGTCCTTCGACGAGGCCTACGACCTCTTTGCCGAGCAGGCCCTCGCGGCCGATGCCGCCGGTGCCGACCTGTTCGCCATCGAGACCATGGCCGACCTGGCCGAGACCAAGGCTGCGGTGCTCGCCTGCAAGGAGAACTCCGACCTGCCCATCCTCTGCACGATGACCTTCGGCGAGGACGGCCGCACCTTCCTGGGCACCACGCCCGAGATCGCCGCCGTGACCCTGTCGGCCCTCGGCGTGGATGCGCTCGGCATCAACTGCTCGCTCGGCCCCGACGACGTGGCACCCCTGGTACGTCGCATGCTCCCCTGGGCGACCTGTCCCGTGATGGTCCAGGCCAACGCGGGGCTCCCGCACGTGGTCGACGGTGCCACGACCTATTCCGTTGGCATCAGCGACTACTGTGCCGCCGTGGCCGGCATGCTCGACGCCGGCGTCACCATCATCGGCGGCTGCTGCGGCACCACACCTGCCTACATCGCCGGCGAGAAGGACCTTCTCGCCGGCCGCACGCCAGCGCCACGAGCGCGCGCCGACGCCTTCACGGCGACGAGCGCGCAGGGGATGCTCGCCTTGGAGCCCGGCCAGGTGGGCGTCATCGGCGAGCGCATCAACCCCACCGGGAAGCGACGCCTCAAGGAGGCCCTGCGCTCGGGCGACCACGACTACATCATGGGCGAGGCGATCGCGCAGACCACGGCCGGCGCCCAGGCACTCGACGTGAACGCCGGCCTTCCCGAGCTCGACGAGCCTGCCTGCCTCGTGCAGCTGGTCGAGCAGGTCCAGGGCGTCACCGCCCTGCCCCTCCAGGTCGACTCGGCAGACCCGCTCGCCGTGGAGGCCGCCGTGAGGAGCTATCCCGGCAAGCCCATCATCAACTCGTGCAACGGTCGCGCGGAGAGCCTCGCCACCATCGTGCCCATCGCCCGCCACTACGGCTGCTGCCTCGTGGGCCTCACTCTGGACGAGACCGGCATCCCCGCGACCGCCGAGGGCCGCCTCGACGTGGCCCGACGCATCGTCTCGGCCACCGACGAGGCAGGCATCCCTCGCTCCGACGTGGCCATCGACTGCCTCACGATGGCCGTCTCGACCGACCAGCAGGCCGGCTGCGAGACCCTGCGGTCGATCGAGCTCGTGAAGCACGAGGTCGCCGGCGTGCGATGCGTGCTGGGCGTCTCGAACGTGAGCTTCGGCCTGCCCTTCCGCGAGCTCCTGAACGCGACCTTCCTCACGGCCGCCTTCCAGGCCGGTCTCGACCTCGCCATCATGAACCCCACCAACGAGCGCCTCATGGACGCGATCGCCTCATGGCGCGTGCTGAACGGCGAGGATGTGGGTGCCGGTCACTTCATCGAGGCCTATGCGGGGCGCACGGCCACCCGGACGTCGGCACGTACGACCACGGCCAGCGGCACAGGCGACGGGGGACCTGCCGCAGACCTGCCGCCCGAGGACCTCGCCCGTCGACTGGTGCTCGAGGGCAGGCGCGAGCCCATGGCCGGCGTCGTCGGCCGCCTGCTCGAGACCATGGATGCCATGCAGGTCATCGATGACGTGCTGATCCCGGCCCTGGACGAGGTGGGCGAGCGGTTCGAGAAGGGCACCTTCTTCCTCCCCCAGCTCATGGCCTCGGCCGAGGCGGCCAAGGCCGGCTTCTCGACCATCCGCGACCATGCCGGTGCGGAAGCCGCCCCCAGCAAGGGGGCCATCGCGCTCTGCACGGTCAAGGGAGACATCCATGACATCGGCAAGAACATCGTGCGCATGCTCCTCGAGAACTATGGCTACCAGGTCTACGACCTCGGGCGCGACGTGGAGCCCCAGACCTTCGTGGACTGCGTCGTGGCCCACGACATCCGCCTGGCCGGCCTCTCGGCGCTCATGACCACCACCGTGCCCGCCATGGCAGACACCATCGCCCTGCTCCGCGAGCAGGCACCCGCGTGCAAGGTCATGGTGGGCGGAGCCGTGCTCAACCCCGAGTACGCCAAGATGGTCGGGGCCGACTTCTACGCCAAGGACGCCGCGGAGTCCGCACGCATCGCCGGCGAGGTGCTGGGCCAGGCATGA
- a CDS encoding methylenetetrahydrofolate reductase — protein MKISDMLIHKQTFSFEIFPPKGELSVDQALAIAGELTRDRPDYVSVTFSAGGSGSSENTPAIARRLQSELDLTALAHFTCMGATRADVDAYAAELRRSGVENVLALRGDHVPGRPPVDFSHATDLIAYLKATAPDLCVGGACYPEGHVECEDFSRSMEHLKAKQDAGVDFLVSQLFFDNEYYYRFREACDKARIKVPVVCGIMPFTSVKQIQRMAFTCGATIPSRVIKRLVSVGDDTAAMREAGIDYACDQLCDLGENGVDGVHVYTMNKPEVAHAAHAALLASGYLKA, from the coding sequence ATGAAGATCTCAGACATGCTCATACACAAGCAGACCTTCTCGTTCGAGATCTTCCCTCCCAAGGGGGAGCTGTCCGTCGACCAGGCCCTCGCCATCGCAGGCGAGCTCACCCGCGACCGGCCCGACTACGTCTCGGTGACCTTCTCGGCAGGGGGGTCGGGGTCGTCCGAGAACACCCCAGCCATCGCACGGCGCCTCCAGTCGGAGCTCGACCTCACGGCACTCGCCCACTTCACCTGCATGGGAGCCACCAGGGCGGATGTCGACGCCTATGCCGCCGAGCTCAGGCGCTCAGGGGTGGAGAACGTGCTGGCCCTGCGCGGCGACCATGTCCCGGGGCGGCCCCCAGTCGACTTCTCGCATGCCACCGACCTCATCGCCTACCTCAAGGCGACCGCTCCCGACCTCTGCGTGGGCGGAGCCTGCTATCCCGAGGGCCACGTCGAGTGCGAGGACTTCTCGCGCTCCATGGAGCACCTCAAGGCCAAGCAGGATGCCGGCGTCGACTTCCTCGTGAGCCAGCTCTTCTTCGACAACGAGTACTACTACCGCTTCAGGGAGGCCTGCGACAAGGCTCGCATCAAGGTCCCCGTGGTCTGCGGCATCATGCCGTTCACGAGCGTCAAGCAGATCCAGCGCATGGCGTTCACCTGCGGCGCCACCATCCCCTCGCGCGTCATCAAGCGCCTCGTGAGCGTGGGCGACGACACGGCCGCCATGCGCGAGGCCGGCATCGACTATGCCTGCGACCAGCTCTGCGACCTCGGCGAGAACGGTGTCGACGGCGTGCACGTCTACACCATGAACAAGCCCGAGGTGGCCCACGCCGCCCACGCGGCCCTCCTGGCCTCGGGCTACCTCAAGGCCTGA
- a CDS encoding helix-turn-helix transcriptional regulator — translation MSGTRDISPCLKSAEPAIAGPGCALRRVLDAVGGKWKILLICALDQADELRYGELRRMVYGITNTMLASSLKELEADGLVMRRQYDEMPVRVEYSLTPTARSLVPILMELRDWGERNL, via the coding sequence GTGAGCGGCACACGAGACATATCGCCCTGCCTGAAGAGTGCCGAGCCTGCCATCGCAGGACCCGGGTGCGCGCTGCGCCGCGTCCTCGACGCCGTGGGCGGCAAGTGGAAGATCCTCCTGATCTGCGCCTTGGACCAGGCGGACGAGCTACGCTACGGGGAGCTGCGGCGCATGGTCTACGGCATCACCAACACCATGCTCGCAAGCTCGCTCAAGGAGCTCGAGGCTGACGGGCTCGTGATGCGGCGCCAGTACGACGAGATGCCCGTGCGCGTGGAGTACAGCCTCACGCCCACGGCACGGAGCCTCGTCCCCATCCTCATGGAGCTGCGCGACTGGGGCGAGAGGAACCTCTAG
- the trxA gene encoding thioredoxin: MEYRFTEKNFEQEVLKSDIPVVIDFYAEWCGPCRAMGPVVAELADAYDGKVKVGKVNSDEQQALAQRFNVMSIPSFFFIKDGKVVDSAVGGMPKGRLEQKIKALL, from the coding sequence ATGGAGTACAGGTTCACCGAGAAGAACTTCGAGCAGGAGGTCCTCAAGAGCGACATTCCGGTCGTCATCGACTTCTACGCGGAGTGGTGCGGCCCCTGCCGCGCCATGGGACCGGTCGTCGCCGAGCTTGCCGATGCCTATGACGGCAAGGTCAAGGTCGGCAAGGTCAACTCCGACGAGCAGCAGGCCCTGGCCCAGCGGTTCAACGTCATGAGCATCCCGTCCTTCTTCTTCATCAAGGACGGCAAGGTCGTCGACAGTGCCGTGGGCGGTATGCCCAAGGGTCGCCTCGAGCAGAAGATCAAGGCCCTCCTCTGA
- a CDS encoding MBL fold metallo-hydrolase: protein MSKGDGTMHDGTGTEDGIHTVERIAPDTYRIDEAGVVNCYLLVGSERSLLVDTCLGMGDLGAVVRRITPTPLDVVLTHMHGDHAGGIGWFERYHVHEADCTPVYKLLGSSFVAKAMIPKGVEVPRKPFRPERVPIEDGFSFDLGDRTVRAVSVPGHTRGSIALVDDGRRLMFTGDDINPSLWLHLPGSVTLEEWLPGGRRLIGLSADHACWYGHGSGRQTTEQMQATYDLVMRLTKLEDTLVPHRRCLPDKATFPQVRYDTARIR, encoded by the coding sequence ATGTCGAAGGGAGACGGTACCATGCACGACGGCACCGGCACGGAGGACGGGATTCATACCGTCGAGAGGATCGCACCCGACACCTACCGCATCGACGAGGCAGGCGTCGTGAACTGCTACCTCCTGGTGGGCAGCGAGCGGTCGCTTCTCGTCGACACGTGCCTGGGCATGGGCGACCTGGGCGCAGTGGTCAGGCGCATCACTCCCACACCGCTCGACGTGGTGCTCACGCACATGCACGGGGACCATGCGGGCGGCATCGGGTGGTTCGAGCGCTACCACGTGCACGAGGCCGACTGCACACCGGTCTACAAGCTGCTGGGCTCGTCGTTCGTCGCAAAGGCGATGATTCCCAAGGGTGTGGAGGTCCCCAGGAAGCCATTCCGGCCCGAGCGTGTCCCGATCGAGGACGGCTTCTCGTTCGACCTCGGGGACCGGACGGTCCGCGCCGTGAGCGTGCCGGGGCATACCCGCGGCTCGATCGCACTCGTCGACGACGGTCGAAGGCTCATGTTCACGGGCGACGACATCAACCCGTCGCTCTGGCTCCACCTACCCGGAAGCGTCACGCTCGAGGAATGGCTCCCGGGAGGACGTAGGCTCATCGGGCTCTCTGCCGACCACGCCTGCTGGTACGGACACGGCAGCGGCCGGCAGACCACCGAACAGATGCAGGCGACCTACGACCTGGTCATGCGGCTCACGAAGCTCGAGGACACCCTCGTGCCCCATCGGCGGTGCCTTCCCGACAAGGCCACCTTCCCGCAGGTCCGCTACGACACCGCCCGGATCAGATAG